The Brenneria rubrifaciens genome has a window encoding:
- a CDS encoding LysR family transcriptional regulator: MNAISLKTFLTIVKAGSINKSAEALFVAQSTVTKRLQVLENELGFDLFERNKGIREIKLTEAGSSFLEIAEKWYDFFLEIENVKTNESRINITIGCLNSINFAIFTPLYRALINNKNKMNVKIVTTHSIDIFSLIEKRLIDVGFSFSDLKSQNTMSFKLYSEPMVGLCLPTSILAGKEDVRLEQLQVKDEYYVRWDEDFERWHMQGFGRVHGFNAQFDNGHLIISLLSHRTDWAIVPSSTALFAQKQHGCASFRLAQNCHPPSRVVYMVMHKTQKKSTQKGVVKLVALLNELSGLLTREIPGIEFYTQNMIESLTAN; the protein is encoded by the coding sequence ATGAATGCTATCTCGCTAAAAACATTTTTGACCATTGTGAAAGCCGGGAGTATTAATAAATCAGCAGAGGCGCTATTTGTTGCCCAATCCACCGTGACAAAGCGATTGCAAGTGCTTGAGAATGAGTTGGGATTTGACCTGTTTGAACGAAATAAAGGAATCAGAGAAATAAAGCTGACAGAGGCAGGCAGTTCCTTTCTTGAAATTGCTGAAAAATGGTATGACTTTTTTCTGGAAATAGAAAATGTAAAAACAAATGAATCAAGAATAAATATAACAATAGGCTGTCTTAATAGTATAAATTTTGCCATATTTACACCGCTTTATCGGGCGCTTATTAATAACAAAAATAAGATGAATGTGAAAATCGTGACAACCCACTCAATTGATATTTTTAGCCTGATTGAAAAACGATTAATTGATGTCGGGTTCTCCTTTTCGGATTTAAAATCTCAAAACACCATGAGCTTTAAATTATACAGCGAGCCCATGGTCGGATTGTGTCTTCCGACCTCGATACTGGCGGGAAAAGAAGACGTTAGGCTTGAGCAGCTTCAGGTTAAAGATGAGTATTATGTCCGCTGGGATGAGGATTTTGAACGCTGGCATATGCAGGGGTTTGGCCGTGTTCATGGTTTCAATGCGCAATTTGATAATGGACATCTGATCATCAGCTTATTATCACACAGAACCGACTGGGCAATTGTCCCCAGCTCGACGGCTTTATTTGCTCAAAAGCAGCACGGATGTGCATCGTTTCGTTTGGCTCAAAACTGTCATCCGCCCAGCCGAGTGGTTTATATGGTTATGCATAAAACCCAGAAGAAAAGTACGCAAAAAGGCGTTGTTAAGCTGGTCGCTTTATTAAATGAATTATCCGGGCTGTTAACCAGAGAAATACCGGGTATCGAATTTTATACGCAAAACATGATTGAGAGTTTGACGGCGAATTGA
- the arcB gene encoding aerobic respiration two-component sensor histidine kinase ArcB — translation MKQIRLLAQYYVDLMVKLGLVRFSLLLASVLVLLAMVVQMAVTLLLSGTVESIDVVRSVFFGLLITPWAVYFLSVVVEQLEESRQRLAKLVAKLEEMRHRDLELNAQLQGNIVQLNQEIADRIKSEEARLKVVSRLKDEMGRREQAQIELEQQSALLRSFLDASPDLVYYRNEDKEFSGCNRAMELLIGKSQKQLIGLTPRDVYPPDIAEKVMETDEKVFRHNVSLTYEQWLVYPDGRKACFELRKVPFYDRMGKRHGLMGFGRDITERKRYQDALENASREKTTFISTISHELRTPLNGIVGLSRILLDTQLDPEQQKYLKTIHVSAITLGNIFNDVIEMDKQERRKVQLDNQPIDFTGFLVDLENLGGLLAQPKGLKLVMELHQPLPQQVITDGTRLRQILWNLLSNAVKFTPEGKIVVRVWHEQGNRLRFDVEDSGMGIPPDELEKIFAMYYQVKDQNGGKPATGTGIGLSVSKRLAQSMGGDIQVISAQGKGSCFTLTVTAPGVDETRGNADADDDMPLPALHVLLVEDIELNVVVARSVLERLGNSVEVAMTGQDALNMFDPDEFDLVLLDIQLPDMTGLDVARQLRQHYADRSLPPLVALTANVLKDKKEYLDAGMDDVLSKPLSVPALTAVIKQYWDYQSAQGNAPDVAKKGDELVNEKLLDVAMLEQYLDLVGPKLIHQSLDMFEQMMPGYLEILDSNMTARDQKGITEEGHKIKGAAGSVGLRHLQQVAQQIQTPTLPAWWDNVQEWIDELKHDWRHDVQVLRNWVAEAESRGSGE, via the coding sequence ATGAAGCAAATCCGACTGTTGGCTCAGTACTATGTTGATTTGATGGTAAAACTGGGGCTTGTCCGTTTTTCACTGCTGTTGGCTTCGGTATTGGTGCTGCTGGCGATGGTGGTGCAGATGGCCGTTACGCTGTTGCTCAGCGGAACGGTGGAAAGTATCGATGTTGTTCGTTCTGTCTTTTTCGGGCTGCTGATTACACCCTGGGCGGTTTACTTCCTTTCCGTCGTGGTAGAGCAACTTGAGGAATCACGCCAGCGATTGGCAAAGCTGGTAGCGAAGCTGGAAGAAATGCGGCACCGGGATTTGGAGTTGAATGCGCAGCTTCAGGGCAATATTGTCCAGCTCAATCAGGAAATTGCCGACCGTATCAAGTCGGAGGAGGCCAGGCTGAAGGTTGTGAGCCGTCTGAAAGACGAAATGGGGCGCCGTGAACAGGCGCAGATTGAGCTGGAACAACAGTCGGCGCTACTGCGCTCCTTTCTGGATGCGTCTCCCGATTTGGTTTATTACCGCAATGAAGACAAAGAGTTTTCTGGTTGTAACCGGGCGATGGAACTGCTGATTGGGAAAAGTCAGAAACAACTGATTGGCCTGACGCCGCGGGATGTTTACCCCCCAGATATTGCTGAAAAGGTAATGGAAACGGACGAGAAAGTGTTCCGCCACAATGTTTCCCTGACGTATGAACAATGGCTGGTCTATCCCGATGGCCGTAAAGCCTGTTTTGAATTACGCAAAGTGCCCTTCTACGACCGTATGGGAAAACGTCACGGACTGATGGGCTTTGGACGCGATATAACGGAGCGTAAGCGCTACCAAGACGCATTGGAAAACGCCAGTAGGGAGAAGACGACATTTATCTCAACGATCAGCCACGAGCTGCGTACGCCGCTTAATGGCATTGTCGGGTTGAGTCGCATCCTGCTGGATACGCAACTGGACCCGGAGCAGCAGAAGTATCTGAAAACGATTCACGTCAGTGCCATTACGCTGGGTAATATTTTCAACGATGTCATTGAAATGGACAAACAGGAGCGCCGGAAGGTGCAACTGGACAATCAGCCGATAGATTTCACCGGTTTTCTGGTCGATCTGGAGAATCTGGGCGGATTGCTTGCGCAGCCTAAAGGCTTGAAGCTGGTTATGGAACTGCATCAGCCGCTGCCCCAGCAAGTCATTACCGATGGCACGCGCCTGCGGCAGATTCTGTGGAACCTGCTCAGCAACGCCGTGAAATTTACGCCGGAGGGAAAAATTGTCGTGCGGGTGTGGCATGAGCAAGGCAATCGCCTGCGTTTTGACGTCGAAGATTCCGGTATGGGGATTCCGCCGGATGAGTTGGAAAAAATCTTTGCCATGTACTATCAGGTGAAGGATCAGAATGGCGGTAAACCGGCGACCGGTACGGGAATTGGTTTATCCGTCTCCAAGCGGCTGGCTCAAAGCATGGGCGGCGATATTCAGGTTATCAGTGCGCAGGGCAAAGGCTCCTGTTTTACCCTGACCGTGACGGCGCCAGGCGTTGACGAAACCCGCGGGAATGCGGACGCCGATGATGATATGCCGTTACCGGCGCTGCATGTTCTCTTGGTCGAAGACATTGAATTAAACGTGGTGGTGGCCCGTTCGGTGCTGGAAAGACTGGGCAACAGCGTGGAAGTGGCCATGACCGGGCAGGATGCGCTGAACATGTTCGATCCCGATGAGTTTGATTTGGTACTGCTGGATATTCAACTGCCGGATATGACCGGACTGGACGTCGCCCGTCAACTACGCCAGCACTATGCCGACCGCAGCCTGCCGCCGCTGGTGGCGCTAACCGCCAACGTGCTGAAAGATAAAAAAGAGTATCTGGATGCGGGCATGGATGACGTGCTGAGCAAACCGTTGTCAGTTCCTGCGTTAACCGCGGTAATCAAACAATATTGGGATTATCAGTCTGCGCAAGGCAATGCGCCCGATGTGGCGAAAAAAGGGGACGAATTGGTGAATGAGAAACTGCTGGATGTTGCGATGCTTGAGCAGTATCTGGATCTGGTGGGGCCTAAATTAATCCATCAAAGTCTGGATATGTTTGAACAGATGATGCCGGGCTATCTGGAGATTCTTGATTCCAACATGACGGCGCGCGATCAGAAAGGCATCACCGAAGAGGGCCATAAGATCAAAGGGGCCGCCGGTTCTGTGGGACTTCGTCATCTGCAACAGGTGGCGCAGCAGATTCAAACGCCGACATTGCCTGCATGGTGGGATAATGTGCAGGAATGGATTGACGAGCTCAAACACGACTGGCGTCATGATGTTCAGGTTCTGCGAAACTGGGTCGCCGAGGCAGAGTCACGGGGATCTGGCGAGTAA
- a CDS encoding RraA family protein → MSNHGFQIKKNFNRPQKNLIDEFKKLPAANIGDVMNRQFCLSNKIKPLNELKLAGPALTVNLRSGDNLLFYKAIEMAFPGDVIVVNGQGGGKNALMGELMLRWAIKKEIAGIIINGLIRDLDFIQQSPIPVFALGATPAGPFKDGPGEINFPISIDDVVITPGDMIVADLDGAVVIRQNDLESVLEKTKIITEKEEKIKAKIENDEWDMSWVDEKLLEKNCIYF, encoded by the coding sequence ATGTCAAACCACGGATTTCAAATTAAAAAAAATTTTAATAGACCACAAAAAAATTTAATAGATGAATTCAAAAAACTACCGGCTGCAAATATTGGCGACGTAATGAATCGCCAGTTTTGCCTGAGCAATAAAATCAAGCCCCTGAATGAATTAAAGCTTGCTGGCCCTGCCCTCACCGTGAATTTGCGTAGTGGGGATAACCTCCTATTTTATAAGGCAATTGAAATGGCATTTCCGGGTGATGTCATTGTCGTTAACGGGCAAGGCGGCGGAAAAAACGCGCTGATGGGTGAGCTCATGCTGCGCTGGGCGATAAAAAAAGAGATCGCGGGGATCATTATCAACGGATTGATTCGCGATCTGGATTTTATTCAACAATCGCCTATTCCGGTATTTGCTTTAGGGGCAACACCGGCGGGTCCATTTAAAGATGGTCCTGGTGAGATTAATTTTCCTATCTCCATTGATGATGTGGTTATCACACCTGGAGATATGATTGTTGCCGACCTTGATGGTGCCGTGGTTATCAGACAGAACGACCTTGAGTCTGTATTAGAAAAAACCAAGATCATTACGGAAAAAGAAGAAAAGATCAAAGCCAAAATAGAAAATGACGAATGGGATATGTCATGGGTAGATGAAAAACTCTTGGAAAAAAACTGTATTTATTTCTGA
- the gltB gene encoding glutamate synthase large subunit produces MLYDASQERDNCGFGLIAHIEGEPSHKVVRTAIHALARMQHRGAILADGKTGDGCGLLLQKPDRFFRLVAEERGWRLAKNYAVGMMFLNQDEDLALNTRRIVEEELQNETLSVLGWREVPTNPDVLGEIALSSLPRIEQIFVNAPAGWLQSDMERRLFMARRRIEKRIEDKEFYVCSFSNLVTIYKGLCMPADLPRFYLDLADLRLESSICLFHQRFSTNTVPRWPLAQPFRYLAHNGEINTIAGNRQWARARAYKFKTPLIPDLQDAAPFVNETGSDSSSLDNMLELFLSGGMDIIRAMRLLVPPAWQNNPDMDPELRAFFDFNSMHMEPWDGPAGIVMSDGRYAACNLDRNGLRPARYVITKDKLITCASEVGIWDYQPDEVVEKGRVGPGELMVIDTRHGRILHSAETDNDLKSRHPYKEWMEKNVQRLVPFEALPDDRVGNREFDDTLLDTYQKQFGYSSEELDQIIRVLGENGQEATGSMGDDTPFAVLSSRPRIIYDYFRQQFAQVTNPPIDPLREAHVMSLATCIGREMNVFCEAEGQAHRLSFKSPILLYSDFNQLISQDQQHYRADVLDLTFEPEKQTLQETIEKLCNDAENKVRDGAVLLVLSDRGISAQRLPVPAPMAVGAIQQRLVEKSLRCDANIIVETASARDPHHFAVLLGFGATAIYPYLAYETLARMVDNHTIDKPCRAVMLNYRNGINKGLYKIMSKMGISTVASYRCAKLFEAVGLHKDVSTQCFQGVVSRIGGANFSDFEQDLLNLSKRAWLKRKTLEQGGLLKFVHGGEYHAYNPDVVTTLQAAVKSGEYSDYEQYARLVNARPVATLRDLLALKPQEGAAISIDDVEPVTEMFKRFDTAAMSIGALSPEAHESLAEAMNGLGGFSNSGEGGEDPARYGTNKVSRIKQVASGRFGVTPAYLVNADVIQIKVAQGAKPGEGGQLPGDKVTPYIARLRYSVPGVTLISPPPHHDIYSIEDLAQLIFDLKQINPKAMISVKLVSEPGVGTIATGVAKAYADLITIAGYDGGTGASPLTSVKYAGCPWELGLVETQQALVANGLRHKIRLQVDGGLKTGLDIVKAAILGAESFGFGTGPMVALGCKYLRICHLNNCATGVATQDEKLRRDHYHGLPERVTNYFQFIAHETRMLMAELGVSRLVDLIGRTDLLIDLDGFTAKQNKLDLSPLLHTAKPHPGKALYCTESNPSFDKGLLNKELLTQAQPHVDAKQSKTLYFDIRNTDRSVGATLSGVIAAKYGDQGLASDPIKAYFSGTAGQSFGVWNAGGVELTLTGDANDYVGKGMAGGSISVRPPVGSAFRTHEASIIGNTCLYGATGGKLFAAGRAGERFAVRNSGAITVVEGIGDNGCEYMTGGIVCVLGRTGINFGAGMTGGFAYVLDEDGEFRKRVNPELVEVLGVEQLAIHEEHLRGLITEHVQHTGSQRGEEILANWPVWAARFALVKPKSSDVKALLGHRSRSAAELRVLAQ; encoded by the coding sequence ATGTTGTACGATGCATCCCAAGAGAGAGACAACTGTGGTTTCGGATTGATCGCCCATATAGAAGGTGAACCGAGCCACAAAGTCGTGCGTACCGCGATTCACGCACTTGCCCGTATGCAACACCGTGGCGCGATCCTTGCTGACGGCAAGACCGGCGACGGCTGTGGCTTATTACTTCAAAAACCCGATCGTTTCTTTCGTCTGGTCGCTGAAGAGCGCGGCTGGCGCTTAGCCAAAAATTATGCCGTTGGCATGATGTTTCTCAATCAGGATGAAGATCTGGCGCTGAACACTCGCCGGATTGTAGAAGAAGAGTTGCAAAACGAAACGCTTTCGGTACTTGGCTGGCGTGAAGTGCCGACCAACCCTGATGTACTGGGCGAAATCGCCCTGTCATCCCTGCCGCGCATTGAACAAATCTTTGTCAACGCCCCGGCTGGCTGGTTACAGAGTGATATGGAACGCCGTTTGTTCATGGCGCGTCGGCGTATCGAAAAACGCATTGAAGACAAAGAATTCTACGTTTGCAGTTTTTCCAATCTGGTCACCATCTATAAAGGCTTGTGCATGCCTGCGGATCTGCCGCGGTTCTATCTTGATCTGGCCGACCTGCGTCTGGAATCGTCAATCTGCCTGTTCCACCAGCGTTTCTCTACCAACACGGTGCCGCGCTGGCCGCTGGCGCAGCCATTCCGCTATCTGGCGCACAACGGCGAGATCAACACCATTGCCGGCAACCGTCAATGGGCGCGCGCCCGTGCCTATAAATTCAAAACGCCGCTGATCCCTGATTTGCAAGACGCCGCGCCGTTCGTCAACGAAACCGGCTCCGACTCCAGCTCATTGGATAATATGCTGGAACTGTTCCTCAGCGGCGGGATGGACATCATCCGCGCCATGCGTCTGTTGGTGCCCCCCGCCTGGCAGAACAACCCGGATATGGACCCCGAACTGCGCGCCTTCTTCGACTTCAACTCCATGCATATGGAGCCGTGGGACGGCCCGGCCGGCATCGTGATGTCCGATGGCCGCTATGCCGCCTGCAACCTGGATCGTAACGGTCTGCGCCCGGCGCGCTACGTCATCACCAAAGACAAACTGATTACCTGCGCGTCTGAAGTGGGCATCTGGGATTATCAGCCGGATGAAGTGGTTGAGAAAGGGCGCGTCGGGCCAGGCGAGCTGATGGTGATTGATACCCGCCACGGTCGTATCCTGCATTCGGCCGAAACGGATAACGATCTGAAAAGCCGTCATCCGTATAAGGAATGGATGGAGAAGAACGTCCAGCGTCTGGTGCCGTTTGAAGCGTTGCCGGACGATCGGGTCGGCAACCGCGAATTCGACGACACGCTGCTGGATACCTATCAGAAGCAGTTTGGTTACAGCAGCGAAGAGTTGGATCAGATCATCCGCGTGCTGGGTGAGAACGGTCAGGAAGCCACTGGCTCGATGGGTGACGACACGCCATTCGCCGTCCTTTCCAGCCGTCCGCGTATCATCTACGACTATTTCCGTCAGCAGTTTGCGCAGGTGACCAACCCGCCAATCGATCCGCTGCGTGAAGCGCACGTGATGTCGCTGGCAACCTGTATCGGCCGCGAAATGAACGTGTTTTGTGAAGCGGAAGGTCAGGCTCACCGTTTGAGCTTTAAATCGCCGATCCTGCTTTATTCCGATTTCAACCAGTTGATTTCACAAGATCAGCAGCATTACCGCGCCGATGTGCTGGATCTGACGTTCGAGCCGGAAAAACAGACGCTGCAAGAGACGATTGAGAAACTCTGCAATGATGCCGAGAACAAAGTGCGTGATGGCGCCGTTTTGCTGGTGTTGTCCGACCGTGGTATCTCCGCGCAACGTCTGCCAGTGCCTGCGCCGATGGCCGTTGGCGCCATTCAGCAGCGTCTGGTTGAAAAAAGCCTGCGGTGCGACGCCAACATCATTGTTGAAACAGCCAGCGCGCGCGATCCGCACCACTTTGCGGTGCTGTTAGGTTTCGGCGCCACCGCTATCTATCCTTACCTCGCCTACGAAACGCTGGCGCGGATGGTGGATAACCACACGATCGACAAACCCTGCCGTGCGGTGATGTTGAACTACCGTAACGGCATCAATAAAGGGCTTTACAAGATCATGTCCAAAATGGGCATATCGACCGTCGCCTCGTATCGCTGCGCCAAACTGTTTGAGGCTGTGGGGCTGCATAAAGACGTTTCTACGCAATGTTTCCAGGGCGTGGTCAGCCGTATAGGCGGTGCCAACTTCAGTGATTTTGAGCAGGACCTGCTGAATCTCTCTAAACGCGCCTGGTTGAAACGCAAAACGCTGGAACAAGGCGGTCTGCTGAAGTTTGTTCACGGCGGCGAATACCACGCCTACAACCCGGATGTGGTCACCACGCTGCAAGCGGCGGTTAAAAGCGGCGAATACAGCGATTACGAACAATACGCCAGGCTGGTGAACGCGCGTCCAGTCGCCACCCTGCGCGACCTGCTGGCGTTGAAACCGCAGGAAGGCGCCGCCATTTCCATCGACGACGTCGAGCCGGTAACCGAGATGTTCAAGCGCTTTGATACCGCGGCGATGTCGATTGGCGCGCTCAGCCCGGAAGCCCATGAATCGCTGGCTGAAGCCATGAACGGTCTGGGTGGCTTCTCCAACTCCGGCGAAGGCGGTGAAGATCCGGCGCGTTACGGCACCAACAAGGTTTCCCGCATCAAGCAGGTGGCCTCCGGTCGTTTTGGCGTGACGCCAGCCTATCTGGTCAATGCCGATGTCATTCAAATTAAAGTGGCGCAAGGCGCCAAACCCGGTGAAGGCGGTCAGTTGCCGGGGGATAAGGTAACGCCGTACATCGCCCGACTGCGCTACTCCGTGCCGGGGGTGACGTTGATTTCACCGCCGCCGCACCATGACATCTATTCAATCGAAGATCTGGCGCAACTGATTTTCGATCTGAAACAGATCAATCCGAAGGCCATGATCTCGGTAAAACTGGTTTCCGAACCGGGCGTCGGCACTATCGCGACGGGCGTGGCCAAAGCCTATGCCGACCTGATCACCATTGCCGGTTACGATGGGGGAACAGGGGCCAGTCCGCTGACCTCCGTGAAATATGCCGGCTGTCCGTGGGAATTGGGTCTGGTGGAAACGCAGCAGGCGCTGGTCGCCAATGGGTTGCGCCACAAAATTCGCTTGCAGGTGGACGGCGGCCTGAAAACCGGGCTGGACATCGTCAAAGCCGCGATTCTGGGCGCGGAGAGCTTTGGATTCGGTACCGGCCCGATGGTCGCGCTGGGGTGTAAATACCTGCGTATCTGTCACCTGAACAACTGTGCGACCGGTGTCGCAACGCAAGACGAAAAGCTGCGCCGCGACCACTATCACGGTCTGCCGGAACGCGTCACCAACTATTTCCAGTTCATTGCGCACGAAACCCGGATGCTGATGGCCGAACTGGGCGTAAGCCGCCTGGTGGATTTGATTGGCCGCACCGATCTGCTGATCGATCTGGACGGTTTTACCGCTAAACAGAACAAGCTGGATCTGTCCCCGTTGCTGCATACCGCCAAGCCTCATCCGGGCAAAGCGCTGTACTGTACCGAGAGCAACCCGTCATTCGACAAAGGTTTGCTTAATAAAGAACTGCTGACGCAGGCGCAGCCGCATGTGGATGCCAAACAGAGCAAAACGCTCTATTTCGACATCCGCAATACCGACCGCTCTGTCGGCGCGACCCTGTCGGGCGTGATTGCCGCCAAATACGGCGATCAGGGGCTGGCAAGCGATCCGATCAAAGCCTACTTCTCCGGCACGGCCGGGCAGAGCTTTGGAGTCTGGAACGCAGGCGGCGTCGAATTGACGCTGACCGGCGACGCCAATGACTACGTGGGCAAGGGCATGGCTGGCGGTAGCATTTCCGTTCGTCCCCCCGTCGGCTCTGCGTTCCGCACCCACGAGGCAAGTATCATCGGCAACACCTGTCTGTACGGCGCAACCGGCGGCAAGCTGTTTGCCGCTGGCCGGGCGGGTGAGCGTTTCGCCGTACGTAACTCCGGCGCAATTACCGTGGTGGAAGGCATCGGTGACAATGGCTGCGAATACATGACGGGCGGTATTGTCTGCGTGCTGGGCCGTACCGGTATTAACTTTGGCGCGGGTATGACCGGCGGTTTCGCTTACGTTCTGGACGAGGACGGCGAATTTCGTAAGCGCGTCAACCCTGAACTGGTAGAAGTGCTGGGTGTGGAGCAGTTGGCGATCCATGAAGAGCATTTGCGCGGCCTGATCACCGAGCATGTGCAGCACACCGGTTCACAACGCGGGGAAGAGATCCTCGCCAACTGGCCGGTATGGGCAGCGAGATTTGCTCTGGTGAAACCGAAGTCAAGTGATGTGAAGGCGTTGTTGGGTCACCGTAGCCGTTCCGCAGCCGAGCTGCGGGTACTGGCGCAGTAA
- a CDS encoding TIGR01212 family radical SAM protein (This family includes YhcC from E. coli K-12, an uncharacterized radical SAM protein.), which translates to MQLQKLINMFGGNLQRRYGEKIHKLSLHGGFNCPNRDGTLGRGGCTFCNVASFADEQMRQRSIAGQLEAQAGKVNRAKRYLAYFQAYTSTYAEVKALESLYQEALRQTEMVGICVGTRPDCVPDAVLDLLSGYRQHGYEVWLELGLQSGSDKTLRRINRGHDFACYQQTVRRARERGLNVCCHLIVGLPGEDARCCLSTLEQVIETGVEGIKLHPLHIVEGSIMAKAWRAGRLSVLTLEQYIEMAGEMIRHTPPEIVYHRVSASARRPTLLAPLWCENRWSGMVGLDRYLQTHGVQGSALGRPYRYDN; encoded by the coding sequence ATGCAATTACAAAAATTAATCAATATGTTTGGTGGAAATCTCCAACGTCGTTATGGGGAGAAGATACATAAGCTCTCACTGCATGGCGGCTTTAATTGTCCAAATCGTGATGGAACGTTGGGGCGCGGCGGCTGTACCTTCTGTAACGTCGCGTCTTTTGCCGATGAGCAGATGCGGCAGCGCTCTATTGCCGGACAGTTGGAAGCGCAGGCGGGGAAAGTAAACCGGGCAAAACGCTATCTGGCCTATTTTCAGGCTTACACCAGCACCTATGCCGAAGTTAAGGCGCTGGAAAGCCTGTATCAGGAAGCGTTGAGACAAACCGAAATGGTGGGGATATGTGTCGGAACCCGTCCTGACTGCGTGCCTGACGCGGTGCTGGATCTGTTGTCCGGCTATCGTCAGCACGGCTATGAAGTCTGGCTGGAACTGGGTCTACAGAGCGGCAGCGATAAAACATTACGCCGTATTAACCGCGGCCATGACTTTGCGTGTTATCAGCAGACGGTAAGGCGTGCCCGCGAACGGGGGCTGAACGTATGCTGTCATCTGATCGTCGGTCTGCCGGGAGAGGATGCGCGGTGCTGTTTATCGACGCTGGAACAGGTGATTGAAACCGGCGTCGAGGGGATTAAGCTTCATCCTTTGCACATCGTGGAAGGCAGTATCATGGCCAAAGCCTGGCGTGCGGGGCGATTGTCCGTCCTGACGCTGGAGCAATATATTGAGATGGCTGGTGAGATGATTCGCCACACGCCGCCCGAAATTGTTTACCATCGAGTCTCAGCCAGCGCCCGCCGCCCGACGCTGCTGGCGCCGCTTTGGTGCGAAAACCGCTGGAGCGGCATGGTCGGGCTGGATCGCTACTTGCAAACGCACGGCGTACAGGGATCGGCGCTGGGCAGACCCTATCGGTACGATAACTGA
- a CDS encoding glutamate synthase small subunit, producing MSQNVYQFIDLQRVDPPKKPLKIRKIEFIEIYEPFSESQSKAQADRCLSCGNPYCEWKCPVHNYIPNWLKLANEGRIIEAAELSHQTNSLPEVCGRVCPQDRLCEGSCTLNDEFGAVTIGNIERYINDKAIEMGWKPNVSNVQSTGKRVAIVGAGPAGLACADVLARNGVQAVVFDRHPEIGGLLTFGIPSFKLEKEVMVKRREIFSGMGIEFRLNTEVGKDVQMKDLLDEYDSVFLGVGTYQSMRGGLENEDAPGVYDALPFLIANTKQLMGFDASDEEPYITMQGKRVVVLGGGDTAMDCVRTSVRQGAAHVTCAYRRDEENMPGSRREVKNAREEGVEFKFNLQPLSVEINGAGKVCGVRMARTELGAPDVKGRRRPEIVEGSEHVLEADAVVMAFGFRPHKMEWLAEHSVELDDQGRIIAPEGHDNAFQTSNPKIFAGGDAVRGSDLVVTAIAEGRKAADGILNFLEV from the coding sequence ATGAGTCAAAATGTTTACCAGTTTATCGACTTACAGCGCGTTGATCCGCCCAAGAAGCCGCTGAAAATTCGTAAAATTGAGTTTATTGAAATATACGAGCCGTTCTCGGAAAGTCAGTCAAAAGCACAGGCGGACCGCTGTCTGTCATGTGGTAACCCCTATTGCGAGTGGAAATGTCCGGTTCATAACTACATTCCAAACTGGCTTAAACTGGCGAATGAAGGCCGCATCATCGAGGCGGCTGAACTGTCACACCAGACCAACAGCCTGCCGGAAGTCTGCGGCCGCGTTTGTCCTCAGGATCGCCTGTGTGAAGGTTCCTGTACGCTGAATGACGAATTCGGCGCCGTCACCATCGGTAACATTGAACGTTATATCAATGATAAAGCGATCGAAATGGGCTGGAAGCCTAATGTCTCGAACGTGCAGTCAACCGGTAAGCGCGTCGCTATCGTTGGGGCGGGCCCGGCGGGGCTGGCCTGTGCCGACGTACTGGCGCGCAATGGCGTACAGGCGGTGGTGTTCGATCGTCACCCCGAAATCGGCGGTCTGCTGACCTTCGGTATCCCGTCCTTTAAGCTGGAAAAAGAAGTGATGGTCAAGCGCCGTGAAATTTTCAGCGGCATGGGAATCGAATTCCGTCTGAATACCGAAGTGGGTAAAGACGTTCAAATGAAAGACCTGCTGGATGAATATGATTCGGTGTTCCTCGGCGTGGGGACGTATCAGTCCATGCGTGGCGGGCTGGAAAACGAAGACGCGCCAGGCGTTTACGATGCCTTGCCGTTCCTGATCGCCAACACCAAACAGCTGATGGGTTTCGACGCCTCTGACGAAGAGCCTTATATCACCATGCAGGGCAAACGCGTGGTGGTGCTGGGCGGTGGCGATACGGCGATGGACTGCGTACGTACTTCCGTTCGTCAGGGTGCGGCACACGTAACCTGCGCCTACCGCCGCGATGAAGAAAACATGCCGGGTTCCAGGCGTGAGGTGAAGAATGCGCGTGAAGAAGGCGTTGAATTCAAATTCAACCTGCAACCGCTGAGCGTTGAGATCAACGGAGCAGGAAAGGTTTGCGGCGTCAGAATGGCCCGCACGGAATTAGGGGCGCCTGACGTCAAAGGACGCCGCCGACCTGAAATCGTCGAAGGTTCAGAGCACGTGCTGGAAGCCGATGCCGTCGTTATGGCATTCGGTTTCCGCCCGCACAAGATGGAATGGCTGGCAGAGCATAGCGTTGAACTGGATGACCAGGGACGTATTATTGCGCCGGAAGGCCATGACAACGCCTTCCAGACCAGCAATCCGAAAATCTTTGCTGGCGGCGATGCCGTACGTGGTTCCGATCTGGTCGTTACCGCCATTGCAGAAGGCCGCAAAGCGGCTGATGGTATCCTTAACTTCCTGGAAGTTTAA